A genomic stretch from Xiphophorus maculatus strain JP 163 A chromosome 16, X_maculatus-5.0-male, whole genome shotgun sequence includes:
- the LOC102224865 gene encoding pleckstrin homology domain-containing family F member 1-like translates to MDLLVSEYQNRQRIKEVENSFGPSAPQLFTPGRFLKGEGPLMKQGRKKWEQKMFFLFNDILVYSSIIMNNRWHKNPKIIPLKDIMLDDMEDFDDVKHQWLICTPRKSFHVSASSDEEKKAWMQHIEACQQTLLQEPVLQTKTTYAKSWIPDRAAQKCMRCLATFTAINWRHHCRKCGFVVCNACSKGRALIEHIDPNKPLRICKACNKTEDDQTFRLRGDSSGLWDEAPSDEE, encoded by the exons ATGGATTTACTGGTTTCTGAATATCAGAACCGCCAAAGGATCAAGGAAGTTGAGAACTCCTTCGGTCCCTCAGCGCCGCAGCTTTTCACACCAGGTCGATTTCTGAAAGGAGAGGGCCCCCTGATGAAGCAGGGCCGCAAGAAGTGggagcagaaaatgttcttcCTCTTCAACGATATACTGGTGTACAGCAGCATCATCATGAACAACCGCTGGCACAAGAACCCCAAGATCATCCCGTTAA AGGACATCATGCTGGACGACATGGAGGACTTTGATGACGTGAAGCACCAGTGGCTGATCTGCACACCTCGCAAGTCCTTCCACGTATCGGCCTCCTCTGACGAGGAGAAGAAAGCCTGGATGCAGCACATCGAGGCCTGCCAGCAGACCCTGCTGCAGGAGCCGGTCCTCCAAACAAAGACAACCTACGCCAAGTCCTGGATCCCCGACCGAGCCGCTCAGAAGTGCATGCGCTGCCTCGCCACGTTCACCGCCATCAACTGGCGACATCACTGCAGAAAGTGCGGCTTCGTGGTGTGCAACGCGTGCTCCAAGGGCCGGGCCCTCATCGAACACATCGACCCCAACAAACCGCTGAGGATCTGCAAAGCCTGCAACAAAACGGAGGATGACCAGACCTTCCGCCTGAGAGGAGACAGCTCTGGCTTGTGGGATGAAGCACCCAGTGATGAAGAGTGA
- the bglap gene encoding osteocalcin, with product MKTFIVVVLCSLAVYMTSAAAPDPQPAADAQALEEGLFVEKDEASAVVRQKRAAAELSLAQLESLKEVCEANMACEHMMDTNGIIAAYTAYYGPIPY from the exons ATGAAAACGTTCATCGTTGTGGTTCTCTGCTCCCTGGCAGTCTATATGACTTCAG ctgctgCCCCTGACCCCCAGCCTGCTGCAGATGCCCAGGCTCTGGAGGAAG GACTGTTTGTGGAGAAGGACGAGGCCTCCGCCGTGGTGAGGCAGAagagagctgctgcagagctgTCCCTGGCTCAGCTGGAGAG TCTGAAGGAAGTGTGTGAGGCCAACATGGCTTGTGAACACATGATGGACACCAACGGGATCATCGCCGCCTACACTGCCTACTACGGACCAATCCCCTATTAG
- the LOC102224352 gene encoding pleckstrin homology domain-containing family F member 1-like → MDALVSEYQNRQRIKEVENSFGPSAPQLFTPGRFLKGEGPLMKQGRKKWEQKMFFLFNDILVYSSIILNNRWHKNPKIIPLKDIMLDDMEDFDDVKHQWLICTPRKSFHVSASSDEEKKAWMQHIEACQQTLLQEPVLQTKTTYAKSWIPDRAAQKCMRCLATFTGINRRHHCRKCGFVVCNACSKGRALIEHIDPNKPLRICKACNKTEDDQTFRLRGDSSGLWDEASSDEE, encoded by the exons atgGATGCACTAGTTTCTGAATATCAGAACCGCCAAAGGATCAAGGAAGTTGAGAACTCCTTCGGTCCCTCAGCGCCGCAGCTTTTCACACCAGGTCGATTTCTGAAAGGAGAGGGCCCCTTGATGAAGCAGGGCCGCAAGAAGTGggagcagaaaatgttcttcCTCTTCAACGATATCCTGGTGTACAGCAGCATCATCTTGAACAACCGCTGGCACAAGAACCCCAAGATCATCCCGTTAA AGGACATCATGCTGGACGACATGGAGGACTTTGATGACGTGAAGCACCAGTGGCTGATCTGCACACCTCGCAAGTCCTTCCACGTATCGGCCTCCTCTGACGAGGAGAAGAAAGCCTGGATGCAGCACATCGAGGCCTGCCAGCAGACCCTGCTGCAGGAGCCGGTCCTCCAAACAAAGACAACCTACGCCAAATCCTGGATCCCCGACCGAGCCGCTCAGAAGTGCATGCGCTGCCTCGCCACGTTCACCGGCATCAACCGGCGACATCACTGCAGAAAGTGCGGCTTCGTGGTGTGCAACGCGTGCTCCAAGGGCCGGGCCCTCATCGAACACATCGACCCCAACAAACCGCTGAGGATCTGCAAAGCCTGCAACAAAACGGAGGATGACCAGACCTTCCGCCTGAGAGGAGACAGCTCTGGCTTGTGGGATGAAGCATCCAGTGATGAAGAGTGA
- the LOC102224600 gene encoding pleckstrin homology domain-containing family F member 2-like, translating into METLVSDDHNRRRIGELEKSFHPSRLQLSTNGRFLKGEGPLMKQGRKKWEQKMFFLFNDILVYSSIIMNNRWYKNPKIIPLKDIKLDDMEDSDDMKHQWLICTPRKSFHVSASSDEEKKAWMEHFNALLQDQPDRLYAINWVPDCAAQKCMRCLTTFTTTNRRHHCRKCGFVVCNTCSKGRALIQHINPNKPLRICKVCNKTEDDQNTHSPRGSTDSDKTSSGDE; encoded by the exons atgGAGACTCTGGTTTCTGATGACCATAACCGCCGAAGGATCGGGGAACTAGAGAAGTCCTTCCATCCATCACGGCTGCAGCTTTCAACAAATGGTCGATTTCTGAAAGGAGAGGGCCCCCTGATGAAGCAGGGCCGCAAGAAGTGggagcagaaaatgttcttcCTCTTCAACGATATCCTGGTGTACAGCAGCATCATCATGAACAACCGCTGGTACAAGAACCCCAAGATCATCCCGTTAA AGGACATCAAGCTGGACGACATGGAGGACTCTGACGACATGAAGCACCAGTGGCTGATCTGCACACCTCGCAAGTCCTTCCACGTGTCGGCCTCCTCCGACGAGGAGAAGAAAGCCTGGATGGAGCATTTCAATGCTCTGCTGCAGGACCAACCAGACCGCCTTTATGCCATTAACTGGGTCCCCGATTGTGCTGCTCAGAAGTGCATGCGCTGCCTCACCACGTTCACCACGACCAACCGGCGACATCACTGCAGAAAGTGCGGCTTCGTGGTGTGCAACACGTGCTCCAAGGGTCGGGCCCTCATCCAGCACATCAACCCCAACAAACCATTGAGGATCTGCAAAGTCTGCAACAAAACGGAGGATGACCAGAACACACACTCGCCGAGAGGCAGCACTGACTCAGACAAAACATCCAGTGGTGATGAGTGA